A stretch of Christensenellaceae bacterium DNA encodes these proteins:
- a CDS encoding glucose-1-phosphate adenylyltransferase subunit GlgD encodes MLRDTFGLIYAGEQNINLRELVYLRTVGALPVGGRYRAIDFILSNMVNSGIRNVGVIAQRSYHSLMDHLGSGKEWDLSRKNDGLFILPPFSSAENMGSYRGIVDAIKGVMSYISRSKQQYCVFSGSYTIYNMAFDDMVRYHLDTGADITMLYNEEESDDFRGERFNDVRLHLNDEGRLIDLEINAALSDSKKVGMDTYVIRKDLLEYLVEDCMSRGKYNFVSDLLMNNLNRIKIMGYKHGGYVGRLHSVASYYKLNMDFLNTDIQKDLFYGDNQIYTKIKDEVPAKYAKTSNVKNSLVANGCIIEGEVENSVLFRGVYVGKGTKIKNSIIMQNSEVYNNSDLEYVILDKSVNIRQGRRLIGDEVFPVVIRKGAIV; translated from the coding sequence ATGTTAAGGGATACATTTGGCCTCATATATGCGGGAGAGCAAAATATCAATCTGCGCGAGCTCGTATATCTGCGTACGGTAGGCGCGCTTCCGGTGGGAGGCAGGTACCGCGCAATTGATTTTATATTATCCAATATGGTAAATTCGGGAATACGCAACGTCGGCGTAATCGCTCAGCGCAGCTATCATTCCCTGATGGACCACCTTGGCAGCGGGAAAGAATGGGACCTGTCGCGCAAGAACGACGGTTTGTTTATCCTGCCGCCGTTTTCCAGCGCGGAAAACATGGGTTCTTACCGAGGTATCGTTGATGCGATCAAGGGCGTGATGAGCTATATTTCACGTTCCAAGCAGCAATACTGCGTGTTTTCCGGTTCGTATACGATTTATAACATGGCCTTTGACGACATGGTGCGTTATCACCTTGATACGGGCGCGGACATCACCATGCTGTACAATGAAGAGGAATCGGACGACTTCAGGGGAGAACGCTTTAACGACGTGCGCCTGCACCTGAACGACGAAGGGCGTCTTATCGATCTCGAGATCAACGCCGCGCTCAGCGATTCCAAAAAAGTCGGCATGGATACGTATGTGATCCGCAAAGATTTGCTCGAGTATCTGGTGGAGGACTGTATGTCGCGCGGAAAATATAATTTCGTAAGCGATCTTTTGATGAACAACTTAAACCGGATCAAGATCATGGGATATAAGCACGGCGGATATGTCGGGAGGCTGCATTCCGTTGCTTCATATTACAAGCTGAATATGGATTTTTTGAATACGGACATCCAAAAGGACCTGTTTTACGGCGATAACCAGATTTATACAAAGATCAAGGACGAGGTTCCCGCGAAATACGCGAAAACTTCGAACGTGAAAAATTCGCTGGTCGCCAACGGCTGTATCATCGAGGGAGAGGTCGAAAACAGCGTTCTGTTCCGCGGCGTATATGTCGGCAAGGGAACGAAGATCAAAAACAGTATTATCATGCAGAACAGCGAGGTATATAATAATTCTGACCTTGAGTATGTGATACTTGACAAATCCGTAAATATCCGTCAGGGACGGCGGCTGATCGGAGACGAGGTGTTTCCCGTAGTCATCCGGAAGGGGGCGATTGTGTGA
- the glgC gene encoding glucose-1-phosphate adenylyltransferase, whose protein sequence is MIKKKKVVAMLLAGGQGSRLGVLTKHRAKPAVTYGGKYRIIDFPLSNCIHSGIDTVGVLTQYEPLELNAYIGTGASWDLDSMTGGAFVLPPYVKGERGEWYSGTANAIYQNIYFIERYSPEYIVVLSGDHIYKMDYSEMISFHEANGADATIAVIEVPMEEASRFGIMNADENLRIMEFEEKPKKPKSNMASMGVYVFNWKKVREYLVADSKDEKSSNDFGKNIIPKMLHAGEKLYAYPFKGYWKDVGTITSLWEANMELLHDDPELDLYDDPWRIFSRNPNKPPHFVDRGAKIKNSLISEGCYIYGTVENSILSAGVTIEKGAVVRDSIIMQDTVVGEKSRVIMSIVDEEVKIERCASVGGGGDIAVIGTKAVIRAGASVEAGESVPAKRVVKNLTGGDAEC, encoded by the coding sequence ATGATTAAAAAGAAAAAAGTAGTTGCAATGCTTTTGGCAGGGGGCCAGGGCAGCCGGCTGGGAGTGCTTACAAAGCATAGGGCAAAGCCGGCGGTAACGTATGGGGGAAAGTACCGCATCATTGATTTTCCGCTTTCCAACTGTATCCATTCCGGCATTGATACGGTAGGCGTACTAACGCAATACGAACCGCTGGAATTAAACGCATACATTGGTACAGGCGCCTCGTGGGACCTTGACAGTATGACGGGCGGAGCGTTTGTACTGCCGCCGTACGTCAAGGGGGAACGCGGAGAGTGGTACTCCGGCACCGCCAATGCGATTTATCAGAATATTTATTTTATCGAACGCTATAGTCCGGAATATATCGTCGTGCTTTCCGGCGATCATATCTATAAGATGGATTACAGCGAGATGATCTCTTTCCACGAAGCAAACGGAGCGGACGCGACGATCGCGGTCATCGAGGTACCGATGGAGGAAGCGTCGCGTTTCGGGATCATGAATGCGGATGAGAATCTCAGGATCATGGAGTTTGAGGAAAAACCCAAAAAGCCGAAAAGCAATATGGCCTCTATGGGGGTTTATGTATTCAACTGGAAAAAAGTACGGGAATATCTGGTGGCGGATTCCAAAGATGAGAAATCGTCTAATGATTTTGGGAAGAATATCATCCCCAAAATGCTTCATGCAGGCGAGAAGCTGTACGCTTATCCTTTCAAGGGATATTGGAAAGACGTTGGAACGATCACCTCGCTGTGGGAAGCCAATATGGAGCTTCTGCACGATGATCCTGAACTCGACTTGTACGACGATCCATGGCGTATTTTTTCGCGCAATCCCAATAAGCCGCCGCACTTTGTGGACAGGGGCGCCAAAATCAAAAACAGCCTGATCTCCGAGGGCTGCTACATTTACGGCACGGTGGAAAACAGTATCCTGTCGGCAGGCGTAACGATTGAAAAGGGCGCGGTGGTGCGCGACAGTATTATCATGCAGGATACGGTAGTCGGCGAAAAAAGCAGGGTCATCATGAGCATTGTGGATGAAGAGGTAAAAATCGAACGCTGCGCGAGCGTGGGCGGCGGGGGCGACATCGCGGTCATCGGCACAAAGGCCGTTATTCGCGCGGGCGCCAGTGTAGAGGCGGGGGAGAGCGTTCCCGCCAAGCGTGTGGTGAAAAATCTGACGGGAGGTGACGCGGAATGTTAA
- the glgP gene encoding glycosyl transferase family 35, with protein sequence MGCELSQADIKEGILGKLKRHFGKTLEEATKDQIYKSCALCLRDNIVERWTDANKQMLNQGLKRLYYLSAEFLMGRALVNNMVNLHLLREYRDVLSEMGIELDEIEEQERDAGLGNGGLGRLAACFLDSLSTLDFPVTGCSIRYEYGLFKQRILDGEQVEVDDNWLESGNVWEIPRLEEQVEVRFGGEIEEVWTNTGLKIHYKNSYSVLAIPYDYPVIGYMSTMPATLRLWSAKAKTGIDMQYFNRGDYAQAMQERELAEVISKVLYPEANHEQGRQLRLKQFYFFTSATMQHIVRKHKQNYGDLHTLPNYFTVQINDTHPTLAIPELLRILMDEEGMGWDEAMDIASRMFNYTNHTVLVEGLECWNEELFKGLLPRIYQIIQVLNEKFCDQLWQVYPGQWDKISNMAIIAYNEIRMANLCIAVCGKVNGVSALHGKILKTRTFRDFYTVFPDKFLGITNGVTHRRWLAKANQTLTALLADHIGDGFLKDYREMDRIEDLLGDPKFLDDFMYVKKRNKERLAAHLKKTQHMEINVDTLFDVHAKRLHEYKRQLLKALHILHLYHLKKSNPQVNIEPTTFLFAAKASPGYARAKNIIRLILAVAKLVNNDPDTRDILRVVFIENYGVSEAEVLIPAADLSEQISTAGFEASGTGNMKFMMNGAVTIGTMDGANVEIAEAVGMDNIFIFGATEKDIAKMERYGTYRPGEYYEQNTDLRCALNAMIDGTLPVAEGRQFSDLYHSLLFGDMDRADRYYLLYDFEPYVQAYENMVSVYRVKDEWRRMAAMNTAKSGRFSSDRTIREYNDKIWHLKEM encoded by the coding sequence ATGGGGTGTGAATTGTCACAAGCGGACATCAAAGAAGGGATCCTGGGGAAACTGAAGCGGCATTTCGGCAAGACGCTGGAAGAAGCGACAAAGGACCAAATTTATAAGTCATGCGCGCTTTGCCTGCGCGACAATATTGTGGAGCGGTGGACAGACGCAAACAAACAGATGCTCAACCAGGGCCTGAAGCGTCTTTATTATTTATCCGCCGAATTTCTGATGGGACGCGCGCTGGTCAACAATATGGTTAATCTTCATCTTCTGCGGGAATATAGGGATGTGCTCAGCGAAATGGGCATTGAGCTTGACGAAATCGAGGAGCAGGAACGCGACGCGGGGCTTGGAAACGGCGGGCTTGGAAGACTGGCCGCCTGTTTTTTGGATTCTCTTTCCACACTCGACTTTCCGGTGACGGGCTGCAGTATTCGTTACGAATACGGCCTGTTTAAGCAAAGGATATTGGACGGCGAGCAGGTCGAAGTGGATGACAACTGGCTGGAGTCGGGGAACGTGTGGGAAATCCCGCGGCTGGAAGAACAGGTAGAAGTCCGCTTTGGCGGCGAGATCGAGGAAGTGTGGACGAACACGGGACTTAAGATCCATTACAAAAACAGTTACAGTGTGCTCGCAATTCCGTACGATTATCCGGTGATCGGCTATATGAGCACGATGCCGGCAACGCTTCGCCTGTGGAGCGCAAAGGCGAAAACAGGTATCGACATGCAGTATTTTAATCGTGGCGATTACGCGCAGGCAATGCAGGAGCGCGAACTGGCCGAGGTCATATCCAAGGTGCTGTATCCGGAGGCCAACCACGAACAGGGCAGGCAGCTGCGTTTAAAACAGTTTTATTTCTTTACCTCGGCGACCATGCAGCATATCGTGCGGAAGCATAAACAAAATTATGGGGACCTGCATACGCTGCCGAACTATTTCACGGTGCAGATCAACGATACGCACCCAACGCTCGCGATTCCCGAGCTGCTGCGTATTTTGATGGACGAAGAGGGCATGGGCTGGGACGAAGCAATGGACATTGCTTCGCGTATGTTCAATTATACGAATCATACGGTGCTGGTCGAAGGGCTTGAATGCTGGAACGAGGAACTGTTTAAAGGGCTGCTGCCGCGTATTTACCAGATCATACAGGTTTTAAATGAGAAGTTCTGCGACCAGCTTTGGCAGGTCTATCCGGGACAATGGGATAAAATCAGCAATATGGCGATTATCGCATATAACGAGATACGCATGGCGAATTTATGTATTGCTGTGTGCGGCAAAGTAAACGGCGTTTCCGCGCTGCATGGGAAAATCCTCAAAACGAGGACGTTCCGTGATTTTTATACGGTGTTTCCGGATAAGTTTTTGGGGATTACAAACGGCGTTACCCACCGCAGGTGGCTGGCCAAGGCAAACCAAACGCTGACGGCGTTGCTTGCCGACCACATTGGCGACGGCTTTTTGAAAGACTACCGTGAGATGGACCGGATCGAGGATTTGCTGGGCGATCCGAAATTTCTGGATGATTTTATGTATGTCAAAAAGCGGAATAAAGAACGGCTGGCGGCGCACCTGAAAAAGACGCAGCACATGGAAATCAATGTGGATACGCTTTTTGATGTGCACGCCAAGCGCCTGCACGAATATAAAAGGCAGCTTTTAAAGGCGCTGCATATTCTGCATCTGTATCACCTAAAAAAATCAAATCCGCAGGTGAATATCGAGCCGACGACTTTTCTCTTTGCGGCCAAGGCTTCGCCCGGATATGCGCGGGCGAAGAATATTATCCGCCTGATTCTGGCAGTCGCGAAGCTTGTCAATAACGATCCGGACACCAGGGATATTCTGCGCGTGGTCTTTATTGAAAACTATGGCGTCTCCGAGGCTGAGGTGTTGATTCCGGCCGCCGACCTGAGCGAACAGATTTCGACGGCGGGATTCGAGGCCTCGGGCACGGGAAACATGAAATTTATGATGAACGGCGCGGTGACGATCGGTACGATGGACGGTGCCAACGTGGAGATCGCAGAGGCGGTTGGCATGGACAACATCTTCATCTTTGGAGCCACGGAAAAAGATATTGCCAAGATGGAACGTTACGGAACGTATCGGCCGGGTGAATATTACGAGCAGAATACGGACCTGCGATGTGCGCTCAACGCCATGATCGACGGAACATTGCCCGTAGCCGAGGGCAGGCAGTTTTCAGATCTTTACCATTCGCTGCTGTTTGGCGACATGGACAGGGCGGACAGGTATTACCTGCTGTATGATTTTGAACCATATGTGCAGGCGTATGAAAATATGGTGTCTGTTTACCGCGTAAAGGATGAGTGGAGGAGGATGGCGGCTATGAACACGGCAAAGTCGGGACGTTTTTCGTCCGACCGGACCATCCGCGAATATAACGATAAAATCTGGCACCTGAAAGAAATGTGA
- a CDS encoding 5'-nucleotidase has protein sequence MKYKTVLFDFDGTLVDSSRGILNSARLTLADMGRPMPGKEMLKKFIGPPLKLSFVNACGMDEETASEAVRIYREKYAAGGMFEIDVYPGIRELLQKLNAAGITCAVASVKREQIVRQTLTHLNLANEFAAICGASGDINIKTKGHIIEDAALRTDSRREECLMVGDSDYDAVGSGEAGVDFCAVLWGFGFETMQDVSSFKCRYVAQDVAALENFLLK, from the coding sequence ATGAAATACAAAACGGTACTTTTTGATTTTGACGGAACGCTGGTGGATTCCAGCAGGGGAATTCTAAACAGCGCGCGCCTGACGCTCGCCGATATGGGACGGCCCATGCCAGGCAAGGAAATGCTGAAGAAATTTATCGGACCGCCGTTGAAGCTTTCCTTTGTCAACGCGTGCGGGATGGACGAGGAAACGGCAAGCGAGGCTGTGCGTATCTACAGGGAGAAATATGCGGCGGGCGGTATGTTCGAGATCGACGTATATCCGGGTATACGGGAGCTGCTGCAAAAGCTCAATGCGGCGGGCATAACCTGCGCGGTCGCTTCCGTAAAGAGGGAGCAGATCGTGCGGCAGACGCTGACACATCTTAATCTGGCAAATGAATTTGCGGCAATCTGCGGCGCGTCGGGCGACATCAATATCAAGACCAAGGGGCACATCATAGAGGACGCGGCATTGCGTACGGATTCCCGCAGGGAAGAATGCCTGATGGTGGGGGACAGTGATTACGACGCGGTCGGTTCAGGCGAAGCCGGAGTCGATTTTTGCGCGGTGCTTTGGGGCTTCGGCTTTGAAACGATGCAGGACGTGTCCAGCTTCAAGTGCCGCTATGTCGCGCAGGATGTCGCGGCACTGGAGAACTTCCTGCTGAAATAA
- a CDS encoding LytR family transcriptional regulator codes for MKVILDIDPKYKQDEIVIRCAEMNDELLKIVSLANSAQKKVIGSIDRQTFVLNPSEVYYFESVDDKVFIYTEDKVLNCALRLYEIEERFKNTSFLRANKSTIINLAKVRKLNPILNGKIEVELENGEKQIISRQYAPALKEKLGLEK; via the coding sequence ATGAAAGTGATCTTGGATATTGATCCAAAATACAAGCAGGACGAGATCGTGATCCGATGCGCGGAAATGAACGACGAGCTTTTGAAAATCGTATCGCTCGCAAACAGCGCGCAAAAAAAGGTGATCGGCAGCATCGACCGCCAGACTTTTGTCCTCAATCCGAGCGAAGTATATTACTTTGAAAGCGTGGACGATAAGGTATTTATCTATACCGAGGATAAGGTCCTTAACTGCGCGCTGCGGCTTTATGAAATCGAAGAACGGTTTAAAAACACAAGTTTTTTGCGCGCCAATAAATCGACGATCATTAATTTGGCAAAGGTACGGAAGCTTAACCCGATTTTGAATGGGAAAATCGAGGTGGAACTCGAAAATGGCGAAAAGCAGATCATTTCAAGGCAATATGCGCCGGCGCTCAAAGAAAAGCTGGGATTGGAGAAGTAA
- the glgA gene encoding glycogen synthase: MNGPKVLIVGAEATPFAKTGGLADVIGALPRALIGQGVDVRVVLPKHGIIKQNYGSELKVIATMNISMGWRTLYLGIETLEKDGVIYYFIDNEYYFGDCIYKGGEAEAEQYAYFCRAVVEAIPYFDFVPDVIHVNDWHTAIIPFLLRTQYPDTPQGRAKTILTIHNLQYQGQISFDLARDILQVDDRYFTSECLEAYGSANMMKAGLLFADKITTVSPTYAREILDPYYGRGMEGILNMRKKDLVGILNGIDTKEFDPYRDPYIQTKYSKDDMTGKYEDQSALLKELDIHVGAGTPVIGMVTRLTEQKGLDLVRAVLEEVLFENVAFVLLGSGEQQYENYFKYIAGRYPDKTAICLGYSDSLAHRIYAGSDFLLMPSMFEPCGISQMIAQRYGTLPIVRETGGLVDTVRPYNIYSQEGNGFSFSNYNAHDMLNVIRFALTVHEDKPALAKLIKSAMESDNSFSKSAGEYAALYRSLL; encoded by the coding sequence GTGAACGGGCCAAAGGTCCTGATCGTAGGGGCGGAGGCGACTCCCTTTGCAAAGACGGGCGGGCTGGCCGACGTGATCGGCGCTTTGCCGCGCGCGTTGATCGGGCAGGGCGTGGACGTACGCGTGGTGCTTCCCAAGCATGGAATCATTAAGCAGAATTACGGCAGTGAACTGAAAGTCATTGCGACGATGAACATTTCCATGGGGTGGCGTACGCTCTATCTGGGGATCGAGACGCTTGAGAAAGACGGCGTTATTTACTATTTTATCGATAACGAATACTATTTTGGGGATTGTATTTATAAGGGCGGAGAGGCCGAGGCTGAGCAATACGCTTATTTTTGCCGCGCGGTTGTGGAAGCAATTCCGTATTTTGATTTTGTACCGGACGTGATCCATGTAAACGACTGGCATACGGCGATCATTCCTTTCCTTTTGCGGACGCAGTATCCGGATACGCCGCAGGGCAGGGCGAAAACGATATTGACGATCCATAACCTGCAATACCAGGGACAGATCTCTTTCGATCTGGCACGCGATATTTTGCAGGTGGACGATCGGTATTTTACATCGGAGTGCCTGGAAGCCTATGGCAGCGCCAATATGATGAAAGCGGGCCTTTTGTTCGCGGATAAGATTACGACCGTCAGCCCGACCTATGCGCGGGAGATATTGGACCCGTACTATGGACGCGGTATGGAGGGTATCTTAAATATGCGCAAGAAAGACCTGGTAGGGATTCTTAATGGCATTGACACCAAGGAATTCGATCCGTACCGCGACCCTTATATCCAAACCAAATATTCGAAAGATGATATGACCGGAAAGTATGAGGACCAAAGCGCGCTGCTCAAAGAGCTGGATATTCATGTGGGGGCGGGGACACCGGTAATCGGTATGGTGACGCGGCTTACGGAACAAAAAGGGCTTGATTTGGTGCGCGCGGTACTCGAGGAAGTGTTGTTCGAAAACGTCGCTTTCGTCCTTTTGGGAAGCGGCGAGCAGCAATACGAAAATTACTTTAAATATATCGCGGGCCGTTATCCGGACAAGACGGCGATTTGCCTTGGTTACAGCGACTCTCTCGCGCACCGGATTTATGCGGGAAGCGACTTTTTACTGATGCCTTCAATGTTTGAACCGTGCGGCATTTCGCAAATGATCGCGCAGCGCTATGGCACGCTTCCCATCGTCCGCGAAACAGGCGGCCTTGTGGATACGGTCCGACCGTATAATATTTACTCGCAGGAGGGGAACGGTTTTTCCTTTTCCAACTACAACGCGCATGACATGCTAAACGTCATTCGGTTTGCGCTCACGGTGCACGAGGACAAGCCCGCGCTTGCAAAGCTGATCAAATCCGCGATGGAAAGCGACAACAGCTTTTCAAAATCCGCAGGGGAATACGCGGCGCTGTACAGAAGCCTTTTATAA
- the glgB gene encoding 1,4-alpha-glucan branching enzyme GlgB, which produces MQEAWKKYLPEHDIYLFNIGEAQKAYGFFGCHYIEELKMHRFCVWAPNARALSVVGDFNEWNIEATPMELWKNGVWIAFVPGLKDGENYKYAVFGYDGSRVLKGDPFAFHCEVRPQTASKVWDLGGYEWHDSEYMRKRIKKNPLRDAISIYELHIGSWRTKEGYRFPSFREIADELADYVCDMGYTHVEIMPVAEYPYDGSWGYQITAFYAVTSRYGTPQDFMYFVDKLHARGIGVIMDWVPGHFPKDEHGLAKFDGTHLYEHENVLQREHPQWGTLIFNYGRPEVVSFLVSNAMFFMDQYHIDGLRVDAVTSMLYLNYARDGYFIPNEEGGNIDLHAVEFLKKVNSVVLTNYAGTMTIAEESTAYPMITKPPYDGGLGFTFKWNMGFMHDTLAYMKMDHYFRQFEHNKMSFSMYYAFSENYILAYSHDEVVHGKKSMIDKMFGDYWQKFAALRALYAFMFAHPGKKLMFMGDEFAQFIEWDYKKQLDWFLLDYDSHAGMQQYVKKLNKIYQKKNALYEIDDSWDGFTWLNVDDNEKSVYAFMRNAGDRHVVCIVNFTPVVRENYWVALPQYGQLKLLLNSDDKAYGGSGVTVPKKCSARRERINGFEYSAAVTLPPLGALYYEFTANEGEKGMTRYD; this is translated from the coding sequence ATGCAGGAAGCATGGAAAAAATATTTGCCGGAGCACGACATATATTTATTCAACATAGGCGAAGCGCAAAAGGCATATGGCTTTTTTGGCTGCCACTATATTGAAGAACTCAAAATGCACCGTTTTTGCGTGTGGGCCCCTAATGCCCGCGCCTTAAGCGTGGTAGGCGATTTCAATGAGTGGAATATAGAAGCAACGCCGATGGAGCTTTGGAAAAATGGCGTATGGATCGCCTTTGTTCCCGGCCTCAAAGACGGAGAAAATTATAAATATGCGGTTTTCGGTTACGACGGCAGCCGCGTGCTGAAAGGCGACCCGTTCGCTTTCCACTGTGAGGTCCGGCCGCAGACTGCATCCAAAGTATGGGATCTTGGTGGGTATGAATGGCACGATTCCGAGTATATGCGTAAGCGTATCAAGAAAAACCCTCTGCGCGACGCCATCTCCATCTATGAATTGCATATTGGTTCATGGCGCACAAAGGAAGGCTACCGTTTTCCGAGTTTCCGCGAGATAGCGGACGAGTTGGCTGATTATGTATGCGACATGGGCTATACGCACGTGGAGATCATGCCAGTGGCGGAGTACCCTTACGACGGTTCATGGGGTTACCAGATTACGGCTTTTTACGCGGTTACGTCCCGCTATGGCACGCCGCAGGATTTCATGTATTTCGTCGATAAATTACATGCGCGCGGAATCGGCGTGATCATGGACTGGGTTCCGGGACATTTTCCCAAGGACGAGCACGGACTCGCCAAATTCGACGGTACGCATCTTTACGAGCATGAAAACGTCTTGCAGCGCGAGCACCCGCAATGGGGAACGCTTATCTTCAATTACGGACGGCCGGAAGTCGTGAGCTTCCTTGTTTCCAACGCGATGTTCTTTATGGATCAATACCATATCGACGGATTGCGCGTGGACGCGGTGACATCCATGCTATATTTAAATTACGCGCGCGACGGGTATTTTATACCCAATGAAGAAGGCGGAAACATCGATCTGCACGCGGTTGAATTCCTGAAAAAAGTAAATAGCGTGGTCCTCACAAACTATGCGGGCACGATGACTATTGCGGAAGAGAGCACGGCCTATCCGATGATTACCAAGCCGCCTTACGACGGGGGATTGGGCTTTACTTTCAAATGGAACATGGGTTTTATGCACGACACGCTTGCCTATATGAAAATGGATCACTATTTCCGCCAGTTTGAGCACAACAAAATGAGCTTTTCGATGTACTATGCGTTTTCGGAAAATTATATCCTTGCGTATTCCCATGACGAAGTGGTGCACGGTAAAAAGTCCATGATCGATAAAATGTTCGGCGATTACTGGCAGAAGTTTGCGGCGTTGCGGGCGCTTTATGCGTTTATGTTTGCACATCCGGGTAAAAAACTGATGTTTATGGGCGACGAGTTTGCGCAGTTTATCGAGTGGGATTATAAGAAGCAGCTGGACTGGTTCCTGCTGGACTACGATTCTCATGCGGGAATGCAGCAATATGTGAAAAAGCTGAATAAGATTTATCAAAAGAAGAATGCCCTTTACGAAATAGACGATAGCTGGGACGGCTTTACGTGGCTCAATGTGGACGACAACGAAAAAAGCGTATATGCTTTTATGCGTAACGCAGGCGATAGGCATGTCGTATGTATCGTTAATTTCACGCCGGTTGTGCGTGAAAATTATTGGGTGGCACTGCCGCAATACGGGCAGCTCAAGCTTTTGCTGAACAGCGACGATAAAGCGTATGGCGGAAGCGGGGTTACCGTACCTAAAAAATGCAGCGCGCGCAGGGAAAGAATCAACGGTTTTGAATACAGCGCGGCCGTAACGTTGCCGCCGCTTGGCGCGCTCTATTACGAATTTACCGCAAATGAAGGGGAAAAGGGGATGACGCGATATGATTAA
- the pgi gene encoding glucose-6-phosphate isomerase — MKIDFNNMLAKNVGAHGLTGEQVQKMAEKIPMVHRSMNEKKAAMAWRALPYNQKEIVEDMKAEAKRINADFENFVVLGIGGSALGSKALFTGTKHLKYNEISRDKRGGARFYVVDNVDPDGINALLDVIDVKKTCFHVITKSGNTVETMSQFMIVLAKLQEELGGNYKDNIVITTDKENGIMKKISNQYGFKTYTVPDGVGGRFSVLCPVGLLSAAVLNIDIDGLLGGAAAMDEACSKESLWENPAYMYALLYCAAMKNGVNISVMMPYADGLLNMAEWYAQLWAESLGKHYGNDGGEVYTGQTPVRALGVTDQHSQVQLYTEGPFDKIIAFVDVENFNTQLTIPTAPIDVMDAAYLQGQTVNKLIASEMRATEYAVTKSGKMNMRITLPKMDAHEIGALFFLLEMATAAAGELLEINAFDQPGVEEGKIATFALMGREGYEEKAKELNQASSKDNQFIYNV, encoded by the coding sequence ATGAAAATTGATTTTAACAACATGTTGGCGAAAAATGTGGGAGCGCACGGACTTACGGGCGAGCAGGTCCAAAAGATGGCGGAAAAAATCCCGATGGTACATCGCAGCATGAACGAAAAAAAAGCCGCTATGGCATGGCGGGCTTTGCCTTATAACCAAAAAGAAATCGTGGAGGATATGAAAGCGGAAGCAAAGCGCATTAACGCGGATTTCGAAAATTTTGTGGTACTCGGGATCGGCGGCAGCGCGCTCGGTTCCAAGGCGCTGTTTACAGGCACGAAGCATCTTAAGTATAACGAAATTTCGCGTGACAAACGCGGCGGCGCGCGGTTTTACGTGGTCGATAACGTGGATCCGGACGGCATTAACGCCTTGCTCGACGTAATCGATGTCAAAAAGACGTGCTTCCATGTCATCACCAAAAGCGGAAACACGGTCGAAACGATGTCTCAGTTTATGATCGTTCTTGCAAAGCTGCAAGAAGAACTGGGCGGCAATTACAAAGATAATATCGTGATCACCACTGACAAAGAAAACGGGATCATGAAGAAAATATCCAACCAGTACGGCTTTAAGACCTACACTGTGCCGGATGGCGTAGGCGGACGCTTTTCCGTATTGTGTCCTGTCGGGCTTTTATCCGCAGCCGTACTCAATATCGATATAGACGGCCTCCTCGGCGGCGCGGCGGCGATGGACGAGGCGTGCAGCAAGGAAAGCCTGTGGGAAAATCCGGCTTATATGTATGCGCTTCTTTACTGCGCGGCTATGAAGAACGGTGTGAATATCTCCGTGATGATGCCGTATGCGGACGGGCTTCTGAATATGGCGGAATGGTATGCGCAGCTTTGGGCGGAATCCCTAGGCAAGCATTACGGCAATGACGGCGGAGAGGTATATACGGGACAAACGCCCGTACGCGCCCTGGGCGTTACCGACCAGCATTCCCAGGTCCAGCTTTATACGGAAGGACCCTTTGATAAGATTATCGCCTTTGTGGATGTGGAGAATTTCAATACGCAGCTTACGATCCCGACGGCTCCGATCGATGTGATGGACGCAGCCTATCTGCAGGGACAAACGGTCAATAAGCTGATTGCTTCGGAAATGCGGGCGACCGAATATGCGGTTACGAAATCCGGAAAGATGAATATGCGTATCACGCTTCCCAAAATGGATGCGCACGAAATCGGCGCGCTGTTCTTTTTGCTGGAAATGGCTACGGCTGCGGCAGGGGAATTGCTCGAAATCAACGCTTTCGACCAGCCGGGCGTGGAAGAAGGAAAGATCGCTACCTTTGCTTTGATGGGCAGGGAAGGATATGAGGAAAAGGCGAAAGAATTAAATCAGGCTTCAAGCAAGGACAATCAGTTTATCTATAACGTGTAA